Genomic segment of Centropristis striata isolate RG_2023a ecotype Rhode Island chromosome 21, C.striata_1.0, whole genome shotgun sequence:
CAGGCGACGCTGTGTACATATAAACTTCtgcctgaaaaaaaatcaataaatagttttatttcGTCTTTTTCATCTAACGCTTGGGGGTGTAAGTAACTGTGACTACAAACCAACAGGAAGTAGCGCTCATCAAGGTGAACATGCCTCGTAGACGACAGGTAAGAACAAATGTAGGGTAGCGTTAGCTCAACTAGCTCCGGATGCTCCACCAGAGTCCATTCAATAACTCGCCAGGTTAGCATGCCAAAACACTGAGGCAGCTAGCCATACGTTCAGTCCATCAAGCAAAACAATAACTGATTTTCATCTGTATTACGTGTCATAGttcgtttttgtcaacattttcaGTTAACCATTAAGTAAAATAAGCAAACCTTGGTGAGCGGTAATGAGCAGTTGAACCAAATCTAACACTTTACCTCGgttattaatgaattaaaacGGTGCTTTGTAATTTATATACATGCCGAACTGGCCATTAAACCACTAATATTAGTATTATGTCAATATTGTGTAAATATGAGCGGAAAGGAAAGCACCAATAATCAGTACATATTAAAATGCGAGATTTGTCAATCCAGTTTGGTGCTACAGATTTAGCCGTATGAGGAACCAACCGAGGCAGCTTAGCTTACATGAGACGCGAGCTAACAATAATATTAGGCTGCTGGAGTGCTGAGCAGGCTTGATACGTTGCCGTTTAGACACGGCTATTGCTAGCAGCTGTTACATTATTTGAATAACTATAATTGCTTTTTGAAAATTACCAAGATCTATGCGATAGAATATAACAGTTAGCCTCAATCGTTAGCCACAGCTGTTTAATATACTGCAAGCCCAGCTAGCAGCGAGTCTGTGGCCTTTTCTCTCAAATACTGATTACAGAGTAGGCCACTGTCCCCGATTTTGGGATGCTGCTTTTAAGAATCCAAAGCCAATAGTTATTAGCTAGCTAATTTCATTGATTGTGCTCTGTAGGACAGAACGGTTACATCACTGACACTTGCTATGGTACAGCAGCTACATTTTCATACCATGAGTATCATAGAGTGTATAGAATGCCTCTTATTTAAGTTTTTCCCTTGTTAGAGACACATGGTCGGGAGTGGTTCAGATGGAACTGAAGACTCGGACTCCTCCGCTGAAAGAGAACAGACCAACAGCTCTGAAAGTGATGGGAACATGCCCAAGAGACAGCGCCTCACCAGAGCCTCTACTCGCCTTAGCCAAAGTTCTCAGGGTTGGCCAACATCCATCCTAAATACAGTCTaaagtttttacagtgtacctcaTCTTAGCTGTTTAATCTATATTGTGTTTCGACTCCTTTTGCTGTAGATACTCCGGACTTGAAACGAGCTGCAGACCATGATGAATCGCCACCGTTGACGCCTACAGGAAATGCCCCCTCTTCTGAATCTGAGCTTGACATCTCCAGCCCCAATGCCTCCCATGATGAGAGTCAGGCCAAAGATCAAGCCAATAGAGACTCGGATAAGGACCTCTCCCACCGACCCAAGCGCCGCCGCTGTCACGAGACCTACAACTTCAACATGAAATGCCCTACGCCTGGATGCAATTCACTCGGTAAATCCCTGCAAAAATTTGTATGCACAGGTTCATCATTGATATTCTTCTGAATTTGATTTGAATTCATTGACATCTTATACTATTATAGTGCCATTGTATTAGTATATATTGCCTCCTTTTTATATTTGCCCAGGTCACCTCACAGGAAAACATGAACGTCATTTTGCTGTATCGGGCTGCCCTCTTTACCACAATCTATCTGCAGATGAATGCAAAGTGAGTAtctttaaacaaaaacataccaTTTAAGAACAGCTTCTCACCCTCAATCAGAGCTACAGCAGGTGCCCTTTGCCTGTACATTTATTATGCTgtctaaaaacattaaaaggtaCAGATCTGTGAGTTTACTTCACAGCAAAACAATGGCTTTGATATGGACTGCTAATGCGGTTGCAAAagctgtttaaaaagaaaaagcaaatcGCAAATCTGTCTGATTTGGGACTGAGTGCATGTTACGCTTCATTACAGGTGAAAGCCATCAGCCGTGAGAAACAAGAGGAAGATGTTAAGGGTCAGGAAGAAAACAACTCACGGCATGCAACCCGTCACCAGGTACTCTCTTTCTGCAGCAATTGGCAtcacattaacccattgaagcctggaaagcggatacatcgttttgtagtatttgtataagctctcaaatacctttttgaatttcatttctatctgctacagaggctgaaaaatctattatttagtagaagacttgacactttttttcccagaattttccagaatttccagaaaattagaggcttattttaaaatcgcccagcgatttttcaggcctcaatgggttaataaggTTTACTTTCTAAGGAAGCATATGCACATTTGATAGTGTGCAGGAGGTCCATTACATAATTGCTTACTGCTTTGTTCAGTAGgctgaaaatatatatcaggTTTCAATGTTGTTGTGCAGGTTTGATTACTGTTAAAGGTCATGTACTTCTATCTTGATTTTCAGACACCAACATCAAAACAGAGCAAATACAAAGAGCAGGTGGCTGAGATGAGGAAGGGGCGCAACTCTGGCCTTCAGAAGGATCAGAAAGAGAAACACATGGTACATCAGTGGAAATCCAACCTGCAGTTGCTCACTTGCAGCTGCGCACTTTGACTCTGTCGCTAATACAACTGTCACTCCACTGGTATATTAGCATTTTGGATCTGatctctcttcctctgtttgTCTGGTCCACAGGAGCACCGGCAGGCACACAGCAACACCAGAGAGCCTCTCCTGGAGAACATCACCAGTGAATATGACCTGGAGCTCTTCAGAAAAGCCCAGGCGCGTGCATCTGAAGATCTGGTAATGGACCAACAATCAgcgttattttttttttctaccaaaATGACCATATCACACAGGTTGATGCTAAGAGCAGCAGTAACACTGTGTACTTCCCTCCTGCAGGAGAAGCTGCGAATCCAGGGTCAGATCACCGAGGGCAGTAACATGATAAAGACCATCCTGTTTGGCCGCTACGAGCTTGACACCTGGTACCACTCGCCCTATCCTGAGGAGTATGCACGCCTGGGTCGCCTCTACGTCTGCGAATTCTGCCTCAAGTACATGAAGAGCCAGACCATTCTCAGGCGGCACATGGTAAGATAGGATATAAACACAGTTCTGtcaaaagaatatttttttttgtctaatagCTGACCAACTCATGGATACTTTAAACCAATTTAAGTCATTTAGAACAGATGCAATGTTTGCGTGTATATACCTTTAAGACCAGGAGAGATGGGTGATATAGTTATTGCACTACTGACAGTTTGTCAATAGCTGTCACCCTTTTCTTTATGTGCTACACAGTGTAatacattatttcattatttttttgtatattaatgtttttttaattttttatatttatgcttTTAGCATTCCAAGGCAATGGTTTACAATTAATGCTAAGAATTTAAGCTttctgattgtttttatttcgtATTTTTATGTGCTACAAAGGCTGAgaaatttgttaatttttcctattttttttatgttgagtatatacttttttaattcttaatgAATTTTAGGACAaaggctgttttattttataagcttttacattttttttttcatttcaggtCTACCTGCTACAAAGCCAGAGAAACTATCAAAATGATTTAGGAAATGTTGACATTCTGTGCAGTTTTtcagaaagtttaaaaacatgCTTAGGTTTTAGACACAATATTTGGTCCCCAGTAATTTGTAATTGATCAGcttcttttaattaaaataatttattcccTTGACCTCCTTGAGGAAATATTGctgatgtgtgttttattttgtgtctttacagGCCAAGTGCGTGTGGAAACATCCTCCAGGAGACGAGGTGTACAGAAAGGGGGGAATATCTGTTTTTGAAGTCGACGGCAAGAAGAATAAGGTAGGGAGATTCGGACGttacacatacactaccggtcaaaagttttagaacaccccaattttccattttttttaattcaagcagttcaagtcaaatgaacagcttaaaagggtacaaaggtaagtagtgaactgccagaggtaaataaaaaaaggtaagctggaccaaaactggaaaataatgtacatttcagaattatactagtaggccttttttcaggaaacaagaagtgggttaacaacttaactctatggagtcttgggctattttatccattttttaattcttttcatgtctttgtaagtcattttgtgtctttttgtgtctttttttagtcattttgtgtctttttttagtcctttagtccaacataaaatgtgattttgaatcctttttttaactttcaaaacactatcatgctcagtaatgaattttaaatgttgcaaatatgcattaatttcagagtacactgagacattaaactgcatcattttcaattaaattctggaaaagttggtgtgttctaaaacttttgaccagtagtgtacatatatTAATCAAGCATCACAGATTGTGACATCTTACTAATTAGTTCCACCTTCTCCCCAGATCTACTGCCAGAACCTGTGTTTACTCGCCAAGCTCTTCTTGGACCACAAAACGTTGTACTATGATGTCGAACCCTTTCTCTTCTATGTCATGACTGAGGCCGACAACACCGGCTGCCATTTAGTGGGATACTTTTCCAAGGTGAATGGAAAGACTAGTTGAAATATATGCTgtgtataataattatatattttaattatattttatatgcagAAGTAACtggaatgttttttcttttattcctaCCAGGAGAAGAATTCCTTCCTCAACTATAATGTATCCTGTATCCTGACAATGCCACAGTACATGAGGCAGGGCTTTGGCAAGATGCTCATTGACTTCAGTATGTATATAttcacttgttgttttttattttattttattgtgtcaaAGGATTAAAGTGAATGTTTACTGTCCTAACAGCAGGGATACTTAGTCTAAAAGTGTTATTTCCAGACTGTAAAATACCAGATGTGATAAAATATGTGAAGAATATAATCTtcagttaataataatatatatccaGGGCTTTTGCACTATGCTGTATGAGTCTGCTCAGTTGCGTATGACATAATCTCCACCCTCTGTATCTCTACTTCTAAaagctagcattagctaaaACATGTTATGCagtttatgtgtatatttttatgaGCCTCTGTAAGATTTGTTACCTCAGATTTATTCTTGATTAAattatttgatgtatttttggtattttgggaTAAAATCAGCAATATTTCACCACTGTGCCTCACTTTAACAAAGTTGCTCTGATGACCTTatatgacctttttttaaagtaaaacaacaacaacaacaacaacaaacttgtttttttctatactAAATGCTATTTTCCCCCACAGTCTGTGTAGCCAGACCCTTACGGACAAAAGtgtataaaaatggaaatggcATGTATTAACCCCATGGGGTAAACATGCATCATTTTATCAGTAATAGCCGTGGGATCaaaaattgtggttttaatTGGGGTTTTTTGTCCTTAAGAATCTGACTGCACAGTGTATTGTGAGGCACATGGGTTAGATATTCTCACGGTCTATTTACAAACcctaataaaatttaaaaaaacattttatttgtaaagagcGTTCTTTTTAACTGCTCCTGTTGACGGCCCTGTGTGCTTTGTTTAGGCTACCTGCTGTCCAAAGTGGAGGAGAAGGTCGGCTCACCTGAGAGGCCTCTGTCTGACCTGGGCCTCATCAGTTACCGTAGCTACTGGAAGGAAGTGTTACTCAGATACATGTACAATTTCCAAGGCAAGGAGATCTCCATCAAAGGTGAGTGAGGACACTGAATTAAAGCAGGTGGCCCTGTTGCTTTTCCTCTGCCACAGTTAAGATAAAATACAAAAGGTGTTTGTCACATGCTATCTCAAAATGGGACTAGGttgcaaattatttatttaagattGTGTTGAACAAagtacacacat
This window contains:
- the kat7b gene encoding histone acetyltransferase KAT7 isoform X1, yielding MPRRRQRHMVGSGSDGTEDSDSSAEREQTNSSESDGNMPKRQRLTRASTRLSQSSQDTPDLKRAADHDESPPLTPTGNAPSSESELDISSPNASHDESQAKDQANRDSDKDLSHRPKRRRCHETYNFNMKCPTPGCNSLGHLTGKHERHFAVSGCPLYHNLSADECKVKAISREKQEEDVKGQEENNSRHATRHQTPTSKQSKYKEQVAEMRKGRNSGLQKDQKEKHMEHRQAHSNTREPLLENITSEYDLELFRKAQARASEDLVMDQQSALFFFSTKMTISHRLMLRAAVTLCTSLLQEKLRIQGQITEGSNMIKTILFGRYELDTWYHSPYPEEYARLGRLYVCEFCLKYMKSQTILRRHMAKCVWKHPPGDEVYRKGGISVFEVDGKKNKIYCQNLCLLAKLFLDHKTLYYDVEPFLFYVMTEADNTGCHLVGYFSKEKNSFLNYNVSCILTMPQYMRQGFGKMLIDFSYLLSKVEEKVGSPERPLSDLGLISYRSYWKEVLLRYMYNFQGKEISIKEISQETAVNPVDIVSTLQSLQMLKYWKGKHLVLKRQDLIDEWKAKEIKRGNSNKTIDPSSLKWTPPKGT
- the kat7b gene encoding histone acetyltransferase KAT7 isoform X2, whose amino-acid sequence is MPRRRQRHMVGSGSDGTEDSDSSAEREQTNSSESDGNMPKRQRLTRASTRLSQSSQDTPDLKRAADHDESPPLTPTGNAPSSESELDISSPNASHDESQAKDQANRDSDKDLSHRPKRRRCHETYNFNMKCPTPGCNSLGHLTGKHERHFAVSGCPLYHNLSADECKVKAISREKQEEDVKGQEENNSRHATRHQTPTSKQSKYKEQVAEMRKGRNSGLQKDQKEKHMEHRQAHSNTREPLLENITSEYDLELFRKAQARASEDLEKLRIQGQITEGSNMIKTILFGRYELDTWYHSPYPEEYARLGRLYVCEFCLKYMKSQTILRRHMAKCVWKHPPGDEVYRKGGISVFEVDGKKNKIYCQNLCLLAKLFLDHKTLYYDVEPFLFYVMTEADNTGCHLVGYFSKEKNSFLNYNVSCILTMPQYMRQGFGKMLIDFSYLLSKVEEKVGSPERPLSDLGLISYRSYWKEVLLRYMYNFQGKEISIKEISQETAVNPVDIVSTLQSLQMLKYWKGKHLVLKRQDLIDEWKAKEIKRGNSNKTIDPSSLKWTPPKGT
- the kat7b gene encoding histone acetyltransferase KAT7 isoform X3 is translated as MRHMVGSGSDGTEDSDSSAEREQTNSSESDGNMPKRQRLTRASTRLSQSSQDTPDLKRAADHDESPPLTPTGNAPSSESELDISSPNASHDESQAKDQANRDSDKDLSHRPKRRRCHETYNFNMKCPTPGCNSLGHLTGKHERHFAVSGCPLYHNLSADECKVKAISREKQEEDVKGQEENNSRHATRHQTPTSKQSKYKEQVAEMRKGRNSGLQKDQKEKHMEHRQAHSNTREPLLENITSEYDLELFRKAQARASEDLEKLRIQGQITEGSNMIKTILFGRYELDTWYHSPYPEEYARLGRLYVCEFCLKYMKSQTILRRHMAKCVWKHPPGDEVYRKGGISVFEVDGKKNKIYCQNLCLLAKLFLDHKTLYYDVEPFLFYVMTEADNTGCHLVGYFSKEKNSFLNYNVSCILTMPQYMRQGFGKMLIDFSYLLSKVEEKVGSPERPLSDLGLISYRSYWKEVLLRYMYNFQGKEISIKEISQETAVNPVDIVSTLQSLQMLKYWKGKHLVLKRQDLIDEWKAKEIKRGNSNKTIDPSSLKWTPPKGT